From a region of the Lactuca sativa cultivar Salinas chromosome 4, Lsat_Salinas_v11, whole genome shotgun sequence genome:
- the LOC111877137 gene encoding uncharacterized protein LOC111877137 has product MATPLPTCFHPITTVSSANRVTRIKPPAASASGKWWTPLFGMPSDPDYIHNPETATGGSVTGTSDPDNGRSRFAPGCFTEEKAKQLRMKTSEIANFHDIMYHSAIASRLASDVSGRQDG; this is encoded by the coding sequence ATGGCGACGCCTCTCCCAACTTGTTTCCATCCCATAACCACGGTCTCATCCGCTAACCGGGTTACCCGGATCAAGCCACCGGCGGCATCCGCCTCCGGCAAGTGGTGGACCCCGCTCTTCGGTATGCCATCAGATCCAGACTACATTCACAATCCGGAAACTGCTACCGGCGGATCGGTAACTGGAACCTCCGATCCGGACAACGGTAGATCACGATTTGCTCCTGGATGCTTCACTGAGGAAAAAGCAAAACAACTGCGGATGAAGACCAGTGAAATAGCTAATTTCCATGACATCATGTACCACTCCGCCATCGCGTCTCGCCTTGCGTCGGATGTCTCCGGCCGTCAAGACGGCTGA
- the LOC111877136 gene encoding cytochrome c1-2, heme protein, mitochondrial: protein MSLCKKINGFRRIGRFVSGITRQRQTPNLSNVNVQSKLTDFKAEDGSRSGAIRVFTLLGAGISGFLSFTTIAYASDEAEHGLESPNYPWPHQGILSSYDHASIRRGHQVYQQVCASCHSMSLISYRDLVGVAYTEEETKAMAAEIEVVDGPNDEGEMFTRPGKLSDRFPQPYANEQAARFANGGAYPPDLSLITKARHNGQNYVFALLTGYRDPPAGVSMREGLYYNPYFPGGAIAMPKMLNDGAVEYEDGTPATEAQMGKDVVSFLSWAAEPEMEERKLMGFKWIFVLSLALLQAGYYRRLKWSVLKSRKLVLDVVN from the exons ATGA GTTTGTGTAAGAAGATTAATG GTTTCCGACGAATTGGGCGATTTGTATCCGGAATCACTCGTCAGAGACAAACTCCAAACCTATCAAATGTAAACGTTCAATCAAAGCTCACTGATTTCAAG GCTGAAGATGGATCCAGATCTGGTGCAATTAGAGTTTTCACTCTCCTAGGTGCAGGAATTTCTGGGTTTTTAAGCTTCACAACAATAGCTTATGCATCTGATGAAGCAGAACATGGCTTAGAATCCCCCAACTACCCATGGCCTCACCAAGGCATTCTCAGTTCATATGATCATGCTTC GATCCGAAGAGGCCACCAGGTGTATCAACAAGTCTGTGCTTCATGTCACTCAATGTCACTCATCTCTTACAGAGACCTTGTTGGTGTTGCATACACTGAAGAAGAAACAAAAGCCATGGCAGCTGAGATTGAAGTAGTTGATGGGCCTAATGATGAAGGTGAAATGTTCACTCGACCCGGTAAACTCAGTGATCGCTTCCCTCAGCCTTACGCAAATGAACAAGCAGCTAGGTTTGCTAATGGAGGCGCCTACCCCCCAGATCTAAGTCTCATCACCAAA GCTCGTCATAATGGTCAGAACTACGTGTTTGCGCTTCTTACAGGCTACCGTGATCCTCCTGCGGGTGTTTCG ATGAGAGAGGGATTGTATTATAATCCTTATTTCCCTGGTGGAGCGATTGCTATGCCAAAAATGCTTAACGATGGTGCTGTTGAATATGAAGATGGAACACCTGCCACCGAGGCTCAGATGGGAAAAGATGTTGTCAGCTTTTTATCATGGGCTGCTGAGCCTGAGATGGAAGAAAGAAAACTGATGGGATTTAAGTGGATATTTGTGTTGTCGCTTGCACTTCTGCAAGCTGGATACTACAGGCGATTGAAATGGTCGGTTCTCAAGTCTCGTAAGCTTGTGCTTGATGTGGTCAACTGA
- the LOC111877152 gene encoding uncharacterized protein LOC111877152: protein MSNIAKLEFAALEVSGKNYVPWMIDVKMHLESMGISNAIYEFNNCLAQDKAKAQVFLRKHIDEMLRFEYLDVTDPSILWNLLKERFDHQKEVILPNARDEWKTLRFQDFKKVNEYNSALFRICSQLKYCGQEVTNEDMLEKTYSTFHAINITLMQQYRMQKFTRYSELNACLLVAEQNNELLMKNHESRPTGSVALPEANATNIDGHQNNTRGRGRGCGRG from the coding sequence ATGTCCAACATTGCAAAGCTCGAGTTTGCAGCACTTGAAGTTAGTGGGAAAAACTATGTGCCATGGATGATAGATGTAAAAATGCATCTTGAGTCCATGGGAATCTCAAATGCTATATATGAATTTAATAATTGTTTGGCACAAGACAAAGCAAAAGCTCAAGTTTTCCTTCGTAAGCATATTGATGAAATGTTGAGATTTGAATATCTTGATGTTACTGATCCAAGTATTCTCTGGAATCTTTTGAAAGAAAGATTTGATCATCAAAAGGAAGTTATACTTCCAAATGCTAGAGATGAATGGAAAACACTGAGGTTTCAAGACTTCAAAAAGGTAAATGAATACAACTCAGCTTTGTTCAGAATATGTTCACAACTCAAGTATTGTGGACAAGAAGTTACTAATGAAGATATGTTGGAGAAAacttactccacatttcatgcaaTAAACATTACCTTGATGCAACAATATCGGATGCAAAAGTTCACAAGATATTCTGAACTGAATGCATGTCTGCTCGTTGCAGAGCAAAATAATGAACTTTTGATGAAAAATCATGAATCTCGTCCAACGGGATCAGTAGCACTACCTGAAGCAAATGCTACAAATATTGATGGTCATCAAAACAATACACGTGGACGAGGGCGTGGTTGTGGTCGAGGATGA